In the Triticum aestivum cultivar Chinese Spring chromosome 2B, IWGSC CS RefSeq v2.1, whole genome shotgun sequence genome, agatggtgaggacgaggagatctgcaacggcggcggcggcggagctcgagcggcagagggacagtgagaggaagaagacgaccgaagggggagaatggggaagacctaggtcgtgcctatttataaggaagggctgactgagacggcgcgagaaacgaggagataaacattattatccagcggccccgatgcCTCGGTTTTTGAAACGGTCAGTAAAGGCAAAAGATCCGTTGGAGGATACGGTGGAATAAAAAAGGAATTTAAttaaagatgacgtcacggcgggttaacacAGATCCAAAAGATGACGTCATTGCGGGTTTAAGAAAACCTTTTGCACAGGCAGAAGGTTGAAGATTtatttcttaaggtattttaagattgacatgaaccggttcaaatcaatctggggcctaatgttggggatataactatttgtgtaagccgcccaggaggggccgggttacgcaaagaagactcgccagaaagaagcccaagaccaagcatgaagatggcggttcagtaaagggtctaaggcccacaggcgacttaaggcccgtcgtagtaaaccgccataatggcatgacttgtatcataagatagatttaactagtcaaagagccggacactatttataagccggtcgggactctgtaagccgcagggtgtcaacccgtgtatataaggggacgacccaccggcggcttagggcaagaaacaactgatcgagagccgggcatagcgtatctcgctccctggtcatcgaaacatcaataccaacccaactagacataggccttaccttcacccttaaggggccgaactagtataaacctctcatgtcctttgtcccaattaaccccttcaagctacctagttgcgatggctccacaactaagtcctttcacgaggacaactgacgtgacaattccacgacagtgatGGTAACGTTCATGATCctaacccgttatgcatcttcatattgatcttgggtgatcgtaggcgcggttttttttgttttctactacctTTTCCAACAGTTCCGGAGTTGTCTCTTGTCTCGTTCGCGTTCTTCATCCCTACAGGTACCCAAGATCATGGAGAGTGAGTCACGAAGAGGCTAAGGACAGAGACCGTGAAGTGTTATTCTGAACACCAGAAACAGAAAGGTTTAGTACGGTAACACGGATCCTATCCTTGGGGATtcaagaggtgtagtcattaaacgcccAATGCTTTTGTCCGATTATTACTATCTTAATTACCGGGGCAACTGCGCGACAGATAGGGCCTTCGATTGGACAACTGACTCTTTATGCAGGGCGCGTGCCGGTCAAGAcgtaatttggacacatcccccactttgATACGTAGAAAGCACATCTTGATGGATGACTTCGAGAGCACAAATTAAGATCATGATGATCCAGACACAAATATATGGTTGTAAGCATAAGTCATCATACCCATGcctatttttattataagtgtttttAGTGTGAGCTTGATTCCGATCCGGACAAAAGATGGAATTATTTCTCTAGCTAAAGATTGTTTGAAACCCTTGCTTAAAGGGCATCGTCTCTCATGGGTTCGATAACACAAGGTCACATATGGGGAAAAGGCGAGAATCCTTACTGCTCTATTTCCGGATTACTAAAGGAGCTAATCACTTGCTCGCGGAGGCCGCTTCGACAGGCGAAGAATTCTCCGTCAGACAGAGATCATGACGGAGCGATCGCTTAGTGAGATGGGTccgacgccaccatcgcctgcTCGTGTCAAGGACGAGCCACTATCCCTGTCGCGTTACAACGTGGACGGTAGCCAACGTTCCCACTCTGGCGNNNNNNNNNNNNNNNNNNNNNNNNNNNNNNNNNNNNNNNNNNNNNNNNNNNNNNNNNNNNNNNNNNNNNNNNNNNNNNNNNNNNNNNNNNNNNNNNNNNNNNNNNNNNNNNNNNNNNNNNNNNNNNNNNNNNNNNNNNNNNNNNNNNNNNNNNNNNNNNNNNNNNNNNNNNNNNNNNNNNNNNNNNNNNNNNNNNNNNNNNNNNNNNNNNNNNNNNNNNNNNNNNNNNNNNNNNNNNNNNNNNNNNNNNNNNNNNNNNNNNNNNNNNNNNNNNNNNNCATCTAAATCGGATGCCGCGTGAAGGAGGAGCCGGCGTCGCCATCCGTGCACAGCTGGTACGCCCGCATTGAGTCGCCCGCGTCGCCGCCCGCCGTCCCGTCAAGGACGAGTTGCCGCCCGCGATCACGAAGGCGCGGGGCCGTATCCTCCAGTACTTCGGAAGTGGCGTTGGCGACGGTCCCTCGGGCTCGAGGGCCCGTGTCCAAGGAGGAGCGTGCGGTGTCTGGTTTGCGGgttagcgttggagatgccctaaagttTTAAAGAAGTAAAGCAAAGTAAATTTTTTTTACGAAATCTTCTATTTACAAACAAATGCAGCCAAAAAAAGGCCACAAAAAGTTTATATCAAGGCACGGAAGCAAATGGTGAGTTAGAATTGAAGAATTCTATATTCTGCTGTAACTGGAAGCATGAGGAAGGCACAATTGTAATGAAAAGTAACTAGATGAGCACATGTGGGAGGTTGGACACTGCACACTCATTCAAATCTTGTTTTAGTCTCTCAAAGAGCATCCAAAAAGCCAATGAGAAAGCCCCTGCCAATTGCCAAGCTAGAAAGACCCAATGGCCCATGTTCTTTGCCACTCAAAGTCTCAAACCATATCAGACGGTCAGAGGTGTCCTTGCTTTCCAAACACTGTAACATCAATCTTTAACCCCGGCCTGTTAATTTACGGTCTACAAGTCAACTGTTCCCCTGACCTTggccgccatgatgtcatcttgtTTTTTTGCTTGATCACGCTTTACGCTGCACGTTCTTAGAGGTTAACAAGTAACTTAACCACGACATCCCGGAGGATTTGTTTATCCTTGCTGAACTGTCGAGGTCATGGATTGAATTGTTTTTGTAGATTGCACGACATGGTCATGGCATAGTCAGTACCCTAAAAAATGTAGCAGTTGTACTTGGAATCTTTACTTACATTTCTGAAAAGGTTGTTAGTTATTTGATCATCTGTTCACTGAGATGTAACAAGAACAGATTCGCCAAGCTCCGCCCACATCAGATTAGATCAATCTCCAGGAATCGATACACAGATAAAAGTTGACAAAAGTGAAGCAAAAAAGAACAGAAAACAGGACGCTGCAGCTGCTCCTAGCAGTATGTACATTCACTACTGTGCAGAGTGAAATGGGGCGATCAAGAACACATCCTGGGGAGTGATCTCGCCGCGGCGGCGCCGCCTCCTGCTCCTCGCCGGGAGGCCTTCATCTTGGTCATCTGCGTCTTCATCCGGCTGCACACCTTCTCCAGCTCCATCACCCGCCAGTGCATGCTGTCCAGGAGCGACTTGAGGTTCTGGTTCTCCAGCGTCAGCTCCAGCCTGCTCGCGTACAGGACCACCTGCCCGTTGTTGTCGCCGCCGGCGTCGTCGTAGCTCTCGCGGTGGGCGGCCGGAGGAGGCGGGGGCGACGCCGGTTTCAGCGGGCCGGAGTGgcggatgatgcccttgagcaccGTGTGCTGGGACGCCAGCGCCTGCACCGCCGCCCTCGTCGGGAAGCCGGAGTTGGTTGCCAGGTGCTTGCAGCACTCCGGCGACAGCTTCTCGTAGTTGATGCCCTTGCAGATCTTCATCTTCTCGTCGTCCGTCAGTCGACCGTGGACCTGCGGCCATGAATGAACGGGACAGAGTTATTTTTTCAGCTCGAGCAATCAATGCGAGGCACTGTGCAACTCAATTCTGCTTCTGACATCCCTGAGTTCTGGGGAGAATGTAGTACCTGGAAGTAGACGTCGATGGCGCGGTACAGCGCGTCGTGGCAGTCCCTCGCGGCCGCCGGCAGCGCGGTGGCAAGCTCGACGAACCTGGCCGGCCGCAGCGACGGGTCCGGCGCGACCTCGGCCAGGTACAAGTCCATGAGCTCGCCCACCTTCAGCCTCCCCGGCTCGTCGCCGTGCCGCAGGAACGCCTCCAGGAACCTGAGCACCAGGCTCACGTCGTACAAGCTGCCCGTGCCGGACGGCGCTTGGACCAGCAGGTTGTCGAGCGTCGCGTGGTCGAGCTTGCGGCCTATCATGGCCACGAGCATTTCCTGGCAACCGGCGGCCAGCTTGACAGGGGAGGCGATCCTCAGGATGCCGAACAGGCCCTTGCAAGAAACGGAACTCCGGTCGAGGTCGGCAATGACGGTGATCGCTGCCTCCAGCATCGCCTTCTTGTCCTCGGCGTTGGCGCCGGCGATGCGGCACTTGAGGTAGTAGAAGAGGAACCGGGCGACGATGCCGTGGTCAGCGCCCCTGGCCAGGAGCGCCTTGGCGACGCGCTCCACCATGCCGGGGCTGAGGACGACGAGGTCCTCGAACCACCAGGTGCGGCGCAGGCTGAGGCTGCTGCACTTGGTATCGCAGGAGAAGCGGAACGCCGAGCTCTCCGGCGAGGAGCTCGTCGGGGTGGCGTCACCTGGGGCAGGGATGGCCATCTGAACCAGCAGCGCGCCGACGACCTTGTCGAACACCCCGGTGGATTCGGCAAGCGGGAAGAGGCTCTGGCACTGCTTCACGGCGTCCACCACGCAATGCCACGGCCAGTGCGGCATATCCTCCAGCGCCTTATCCGCCACCTTGGCCAAACTCGGGGCGGTGGCCGCGGGCGCGTCCGCCATCTCC is a window encoding:
- the LOC123044602 gene encoding BTB/POZ domain-containing protein At3g22104 isoform X3 — encoded protein: MEMADAPAATAPSLAKVADKALEDMPHWPWHCVVDAVKQCQSLFPLAESTGVFDKVVGALLVQMAIPAPGDATPTSSSPESSAFRFSCDTKCSSLSLRRTWWFEDLVVLSPGMVERVAKALLARGADHGIVARFLFYYLKCRIAGANAEDKKAMLEAAITVIADLDRSSVSCKGLFGILRIASPVKLAAGCQEMLVAMIGRKLDHATLDNLLVQAPSGTGSLYDVSLVLRFLEAFLRHGDEPGRLKVGELMDLYLAEVAPDPSLRPARFVELATALPAAARDCHDALYRAIDVYFQVHGRLTDDEKMKICKGINYEKLSPECCKHLATNSGFPTRAAVQALASQHTVLKGIIRHSGPLKPASPPPPPAAHRESYDDAGGDNNGQVVLYASRLELTLENQNLKSLLDSMHWRVMELEKVCSRMKTQMTKMKASRRGAGGGAAAARSLPRMCS
- the LOC123044602 gene encoding BTB/POZ domain-containing protein At3g22104 isoform X1; the encoded protein is MWMVKPSSSLIRWVAASTSSSPNFARLTCSSSKDVLAPFSSRIKNLFEDELVGAAASPRRRLVLHGFPGGAEAFELVARFCYGGGGGVTVTAANACAVRCAAQYMEMADAPAATAPSLAKVADKALEDMPHWPWHCVVDAVKQCQSLFPLAESTGVFDKVVGALLVQMAIPAPGDATPTSSSPESSAFRFSCDTKCSSLSLRRTWWFEDLVVLSPGMVERVAKALLARGADHGIVARFLFYYLKCRIAGANAEDKKAMLEAAITVIADLDRSSVSCKGLFGILRIASPVKLAAGCQEMLVAMIGRKLDHATLDNLLVQAPSGTGSLYDVSLVLRFLEAFLRHGDEPGRLKVGELMDLYLAEVAPDPSLRPARFVELATALPAAARDCHDALYRAIDVYFQVHGRLTDDEKMKICKGINYEKLSPECCKHLATNSGFPTRAAVQALASQHTVLKGIIRHSGPLKPASPPPPPAAHRESYDDAGGDNNGQVVLYASRLELTLENQNLKSLLDSMHWRVMELEKVCSRMKTQMTKMKASRRGAGGGAAAARSLPRMCS
- the LOC123044602 gene encoding BTB/POZ domain-containing protein At3g22104 isoform X2; amino-acid sequence: MGSVLEVDVDGEAVFFLDKDVLAPFSSRIKNLFEDELVGAAASPRRRLVLHGFPGGAEAFELVARFCYGGGGGVTVTAANACAVRCAAQYMEMADAPAATAPSLAKVADKALEDMPHWPWHCVVDAVKQCQSLFPLAESTGVFDKVVGALLVQMAIPAPGDATPTSSSPESSAFRFSCDTKCSSLSLRRTWWFEDLVVLSPGMVERVAKALLARGADHGIVARFLFYYLKCRIAGANAEDKKAMLEAAITVIADLDRSSVSCKGLFGILRIASPVKLAAGCQEMLVAMIGRKLDHATLDNLLVQAPSGTGSLYDVSLVLRFLEAFLRHGDEPGRLKVGELMDLYLAEVAPDPSLRPARFVELATALPAAARDCHDALYRAIDVYFQVHGRLTDDEKMKICKGINYEKLSPECCKHLATNSGFPTRAAVQALASQHTVLKGIIRHSGPLKPASPPPPPAAHRESYDDAGGDNNGQVVLYASRLELTLENQNLKSLLDSMHWRVMELEKVCSRMKTQMTKMKASRRGAGGGAAAARSLPRMCS